Proteins co-encoded in one Arachis hypogaea cultivar Tifrunner chromosome 13, arahy.Tifrunner.gnm2.J5K5, whole genome shotgun sequence genomic window:
- the LOC112791917 gene encoding PH, RCC1 and FYVE domains-containing protein 1 isoform X2 — protein MADPQKAGPVERDIEQALTSLKKGSYLLKYGRRGKPKFCPFRLSNDESLLLWYSGKEEKQLKLSTVSKIIPGQRTATFQRYPRPEKEYQSFSLIYNDRSLDLICKDKEEAEIWFVGLKALVTRGNTNSQTWKFEPCESPYPGSPRAGTRKSAPSSSPFDPRYTNGVASDNSNQNRWVKAFSEIISYTGANKSSIQVELIPNSTLSPGSVDESSNRNSASEAVRVSLSSVVSSSSHGSCHEDFEALGDVFIWGEGIGDGIVGGGVRRVGTISNSEMDAFLPKALESKVVLDVHSISCGHKHAVLVTKQGEIFSWGEESGGRLGHGVEVDVLHPKPIETLSGINIELVACGEYHSCAVTYSGDLYTWGDGTHNSGLLGHENNVSHWIPKKVGGSLEGLHVSYVSCGPWHTAIVTSAGQLFTFGDGTFGALGHGDLNSTNIPREVEALKGLRTTRVSCGVWHTAAIVEVTHKSKESPTHSTIGTLFTWGDGDKLQLGHVGSEPTLVPERVIALDNENICRVACGHSLTIALTTSGHVYTMGSTAYGQLGCPAADGKVPTRVKDQLADCFVEDIACGSYHVAALTSKAEVYTWGKGLNGQLGHGDNDHRNKPTLVQFLKDKQVKTIVCGSNFTAVVCIHKWVSSTDHSLCSGCRNPFGFRRKRHNCYNCGLVFCKGCSNKKSIKASLAPDSNKPYRVCDDCYSKLKKASETVPLVQTPSLRSVSLHDNSKVTKLQEKLLRLSSFGSFTQSESSPSKPPESHDTHVFPSLNGKLHVGIYGPIKSSNTPSLVSKKNISVSEPAARISCQSTSPASSKCSPRQSCEDNHDDPKLKNDILTQEVIALRAQVEELTLKSKSLEAELERTSQRLKEVTAVAADEAEKCKSAKELKEMVQGPPEGHKANADTIATSYAETTNNIRDLSLVENHTTNTIKESNSNTANRTLSNGAKAQSGKAERVVQDEPGVYITLSPLPGGGNELKRVRFSRRHFTEEEAEKWWAENGVKILERHNIVSS, from the exons ATGGCTGATCCTCAGAAAGCTGGTCCTGTTGAGAGGGATATAGAGCAG GCACTTACATCGCTTAAAAAAGGATCATATCTGCTAAAGTATGGGCGAAGAGGGAAGCCGAAGTTCTGCCCATTTAGGCTTTCCAAT GATGAGTCTCTACTCTTGTGGTACTCTGGAAAGGAAGAGAAACAACTTAAACTCAGTACTGTTTCAAAGATCATTCCAGGACAACGAACT GCTACATTTCAGCGGTATCCTCGGCCTGAAAAAGAATATCAGTCATTTTCCCTTATATACAACGATAGATCCTTAGATTTG ATATGTAAGGACAAAGAGGAGGCTGAGATATGGTTTGTCGGTCTTAAGGCATTAGTTACTCGAGGTAATACCAACAGTCAAACGTGGAAATTCGAACCATGTGAAAGTCCATATCCTGGAAGTCCCCGTGCTGGCACACGCAAATCTGCTCCATCAAGTTCACCATTT GACCCCAGATATACCAATGGAGTTGCTTCAGACAATTCTAATCAAAATAGATGGGTAAAGGCTTTCTCGGAAATTATTTCTTATACTGGAGCTAACAAGAGTTCAATTCAAGTCGAGTTGATTCCGAATTCCACTTTGTCTCCTGGGTCTGTGGATGAATCAAGTAATCGAAACTCTGCATCTGAGGCAGTTCGAGTTAGTTTATCCAGTGTTGTTAGTTCATCTAGCCATGGTTCTTGTCATGAGGATTTTGAGGCCTTAGGTGATGTTTTTATTTGGGGAGAAGGTATTGGTGATGGAATTGTTGGTGGTGGTGTGCGTAGAGTTGGAACCATATCCAATTCTGAGATGGATGCATTCCTCCCTAAGGCTTTGGAATCAAAAGTAGTTCTAGATGTTCATAGTATCAGTTGTGGCCACAAACATGCTGTTCTAGTTACCAAGCAAGGAGAAATATTTAGTTggggagaggaatcaggaggtaGACTTGGACATGGTGTAGAAGTGGATGTTCTTCACCCTAAGCCCATTGAAACTCTTAGCGGCATTAATATAGAATTAGTAGCATGTGGAGAATATCATAGTTGTGCTGTTACGTATTCTGGGGATCTTTATACTTGGGGCGATGGTACTCACAACTCTGGCTTGCTTGGGCATGAAAACAATGTCAGTCACTGGATTCCTAAGAAAGTAGGTGGTAGCTTGGAGGGTTTACATGTATCATATGTGTCCTGTGGCCCATGGCACACAGCTATTGTTACATCAGCTGGACAGTTGTTTACATTTGGGGATGGAACTTTTGGTGCCTTAGGCCATGGAGATCTCAATAGCACAAATATTCCTAGAGAAGTGGAAGCTTTGAAGGGGTTGAGAACAACCAGGGTTTCCTGTGGTGTTTGGCACACTGCTGCAATTGTTGAGGTAACACACAAATCTAAGGAATCTCCTACACACTCTACTATTGGAACACTTTTCACCTGGGGTGATGGAGATAAATTGCAACTTGGACATGTTGGTAGTGAACCTACACTAGTTCCTGAGCGTGTGATTGCATTGGATAATGAAAACATTTGTCGAGTGGCTTGTGGCCACAGTCTTACAATTGCATTGACAACCTCAGGACATGTATATACAATGGGTAGTACAGCTTATGGACAACTTGGCTGTCCTGCAGCTGATGGAAAAGTCCCCACACGTGTTAAAGATCAACTTGCTGACTGTTTTGTGGAAGATATTGCCTGTGGTTCTTATCATGTTGCAGCCCTAACTTCAAAAGCAGAGGTTTATACTTGGGGAAAAGGTTTGAATGGGCAATTAGGTCATGGAGACAATGATCACCGGAATAAACCCACTCTTGTTCAGTTTTTGAAAGACAAGCAAGTGAAAACCATCGTTTGTGGTTCAAACTTCACTGCTGTTGTGTGTATTCATAAATGGGTATCAAGCACTGACCATTCTCTATGTTCTGGTTGTCGTAATCCATTTGGATTCAGAAGAAAACGTCATAATTGTTACAACTGTGGGCTTGTTTTTTGCAAAGGATGCTCAAACAAGAAATCTATAAAAGCTTCCCTTGCTCCAGACTCCAACAAGCCATATCGGGTTTGTGATGATTGTTACTCTAAACTTAAGAAAGCTTCAGAAACAGTTCCCTTGGTGCAAACTCCTAGCTTGAGAAGTGTAAGTTTGCATGACAACAGTAAGGTCACTAAATTACAGGAAAAGCTATTAAGGCTTTCATCCTTTGGTTCTTTTACTCAATCAGAAAGCAGTCCATCAAAACCTCCAGAATCACATGATACCCATGTTTTTCCATCTTTGAATGGAAAATTGCATGTGGGGATTTATGGTCCTATAAAATCATCAAATACTCCTTCTCTGGTATCTAAGAAAAACATTTCAGTTTCTGAGCCTGCTGCAAGAATCTCTTGCCAATCAACATCACCGGCTTCTTCAAAGTGTAGCCCACGACAATCTTGTGAAGATAACCATGATGATCCAAAGCTCAAAAATGACATTCTAACTCAAGAAGTCATTGCTTTAAGGGCACAG GTTGAAGAGCTTACTCTTAAGTCGAAAAGTCTAGAGGCTGAACTCGAGCGAACATCACAGCGATTGAAGGAAGTGACAGCAGTAGCTGCAGATGAAGCTGAAAAGTGTAAATCTGCAAAAGAG TTGAAGGAAATGGTGCAAGGACCTCCAGAAGGACATAAAGCAAATGCTGACACCATAGCAACTTCCTATGCTGAAACCACTAATAACATTCGAGATCTATCTTTGGTTGAGAACCATACAACAAACACTATAAAGGAATCCAACAGCAATACAGCAAATAGAACATTATCTAATGGTGCCAAAGCACAAAGTGGAAAGGCAGAGCGGGTGGTGCAGGATGAACCAGGTGTGTACATAACTTTGTCTCCGCTGCCAGGTGGAGGTAATGAACTAAAGCGTGTTCGCTTCAG TCGGAGGCATTTTACAGAAGAAGAAGCTGAGAAGTGGTGGGCTGAAAATGGAGTCAAAATACTGGAGCGGCATAACATAGTTTCTTCATAG